The Coleofasciculus sp. FACHB-1120 nucleotide sequence ATCTGCTTCGGGAACTGGAATTGTGTTGGTGACAATCACTTCTTCAAATATCCCACTTGAGAGCCGCTCAATGGCGGGTGGAGAGAAAACTGCATGGGTAGCACAGGCATATACCTGCCTAGCGCCTTCTTTACGTAACAACCGAGCGCCCTCTGAAATGGTGCCGCCAGTGTCGATCATGTCGTCTACTAAGACGGCTGTTTTGCCTTCAACATCGCCAATCAGATTCATTACTTCCGCCACGTTGTGCGCTTGCCGACGCTTATCAATAATCGCCAACGGGGCATCGTTTAGCTTTTTTGCAAATGCTCTGGCTCTAGCTACACCACCGACATCTGGTGAAACAACAACCAAGTCAGATAGTTGCTTATTTGCCAGATAGTTAATTAGAGCAGGTGAGCCGTAGACATGATCGAAGGGAATATCAAAATATCCCTGAATCTGAGCTGAGTGCAAATCCATCGCCAAAATTCGGCTGGCTCCAGCCTCTGTGATCAGATTCGCAACCAGCTTGGCGGTAATGGATTCGCGTCCCGCTGTTTTGCGGTCAGCTCTCGCATAGCCATAATAGGGAATGACTGCGGTAATTTGTCGAGCCGAGGCGCGGCGACAGGCATCAACCATGATCAGCAACTCCATCAAGTGATCGTTCACCGGATGGCAAGTCGGTTGAATTAGGTAAACATCACACCCTCGAATCGATTCCTGGATTTGAATATAAAGCTCTCCATCAGCAAACCGCTTGCGAACCATTGGTCCCAAGTCCATGCCTAGATAGCGAGCAACTTCCTGAGACAGGGGTATATTGGCAGATCCAGAAAACAGTCGCAGACGATTGTTGTCTGAGATTTGTGGCAGCGTAGGCTGAAGCGATATAGTTGGAGAACGGAGCACAGCAGACCCTCAAGAGCTACTTCGATCGCAATCTTATCATTGTCGCCGAATCGGCTTATAAAATTTATTTTTGAAGAAAGGATGAATATCTGAATCACTTGTTACAGAATATCGAAAAAATTGCTCTATAGACAAGAATTTAGAAAGTTTTAGTCTTCAGTTTGAGAACGTAAGTCCTCAATACAGGTTTCTTAAGTATGGGTATCTACGTAAAATGACTTACGTTTTTGCAATCTTTAGTAAATTGCATCGATAATGTCTCCGTAGTTCTCCTGATAAAAACTAAAATTGACTCACATAGGCAAGCCAAAAGGACATATTTTCAGAAAAATGCTTTGATAATTCATATTTTTTTAATAAGGACAAAGCAAAGTAAAAATACACCAACGGAACGCGATCGCCATTAGTTGCATTGGAAAGTAGGGCTGATGGCTGCGGCGATCGCCCCATCGTCTAATTCAGACAAGATTGGCGTCTCGGGGAACGGTGAGCGATCGCTTTTGCCAAAATAGATCCAAACAGGTAAGGTAGCAAGCATAGCTTTGTCATCATTGCACCTTGCTTGACCTTCTTCCCTAGCCGTTAGTCCTTGATTTATGCAACCCCCTATTGTCATTGGAACGATTCTACAAAACCGCTACCGCTTGATCGGTATTCTCGGTCAGGGAGGGTTCGGACGAACGTATCTAGCAGAAGATCAGGGGCGCTTTAACGAACGGTGCGCCTTGAAAGAATTGATTCCTGCTCAAGAATCGGGTTATGCCCTGGAGAAAGCAAGGGAACTCTTTCAACGAGAGGCGACAACTCTTTACCAAATCCAGCACCCGCAGATTCCCCAGTTCCAGGCTACTTTTGAGCAAGATCAGCGGTTGTTCCTGGTGCAGGACTATGTAGAGGGGAAGACTTATCGGATGCTGCTGGATGAGCGTCGGAGTCAGGGCAACACTTTCTCGGAAGCAGAAGTGATGCAATTTATGCGGCAGTTGTTGCCCGTCTTGGCGCACATCCACGTTAAAGGGATTATTCATCGGGATATTGCGCCAGACAATATTATTTTACGAGAGAGCGATCGCTTGCCTGTGCTGATCGATTTCGGCGTGGTTAAGGAGCTGGCAACTCGGTTTCAGCTACTAGATGTTACCAGACCAGTGGCGACAACGGTGGGGAAACCCGGTTATGCCCCCAGCGAGCAAATGCAGGCAGGGCAAGCTTACCCTAGCAGCGACCTCTACGCTTTAGCGGCGACGGCTGCGGTAATGCTCACAGGCAAAGAGCCAGCAGAATTGCTAGATGCTACTCAGCTAACCTGGCAATGGCGCAGGTGGGCGAATGTCAGCGATGGGTTTGCCCAAGTATTAAATCGGATGTTGAATTATCGACCAGGCGATCGCTACCAATCGGCTGGAGAAGTTGTACAAGCACTCCAATCCCTGACGAATACAGCCCCCACCTTTCAACCTCCACCACCGATCCAACCTCCACCACCGACTTTTCAACCTCCACCACCGACTTTTCAACCTCCACCTGTTAACCCGCAACCGCCAGTTTCCAGCCCCCAACCGCCCCGTCCGTCCACTTCCGAGGTACAAACGGTGGCGGTAGGACGCCGACCCGATCCGGTGACGCCTAACCAAAACTCTCCTAGAAACCCGGTCAATCCGAATTCTAACCGTCCAACTCGCCCCGATCCAGTGATTCCCGAACCACGCGAGCGCTCGACTTGGGAAGACCCTTGGGCTGTCTTTGCAGTTGTAATCAGTCTTGCTTTATTAGCCGGACTGGGTTCTTGGGCGTTGGTCAGCTTTGTGATTAATCGGCAGCCTCAACCCGCTCCAACGCCGATAGTTTCTGACACACCAACACCAACGCCGACACCAACGCTGACACCAACGCTGACACCAACGCCAACACCCAGCTTAGAACCAGTGGCGTATAGTCAGCGACTCAACTTAGTACCCGGTGAAACGGTGACTAAACAAGGAAATCTGAAAGGAAACGAAACTCTTAACTACATCATTCGTGGAGAACAAGATCAACAATTAAATTCCCTGCTGAATGACGAAGGTGTTTTAATGACGGTGTTGGGACCCGATCAAAACCCAATTGCTAACAATGCTAGGCGAGTCCGAAGTTGGACAGGAACGCTTCCCTTTACCGGCAATTACACCATTCAGCTAGCTCCGATCAAGGGGTTGCCTCAGAGCGACTATAACTTACAGATTAGCCTTGCTAACCCAGTCCCAACGCCAACGGCTACACCCACTCCAACGCCGACACCGACACCCACTCCTACTCCTCCCGCGGGTCAATTTGATACTCAACCAATTACCTTCCCACCCGGTGAACAGGGAGTGCAAGTTTCGGCTCAAACCAGTCCGCAGCGGATTAAGCGTTACCTGGTAAATGTGCAACAAGGACAGGTACTGAAGGCAGACATTCAACCGGGTGGGGCAACTTTAGATATTCGGTATCCCGATGGCACGCTGGTGGAAGATGCCTCTGGCGTTTTGTCGTGGCAAGCTCAGGTGCCTCGCGCTGGAGAGTATCAAATTGATGTAATTGCCCCGGAAGATACATCCTTTACGCTAGATATTAGTGTTCGGTAATGGGTAATCGGTCATGGGTAAACGTTGGAAGATGGATTTCCAACCTTGCAACCTTCCAACTTCTACTGACAACTGACGAGTGACAACTACTTTGAACACGCTACTAATTACTGGAACCGATACGGACGCTGGGAAAACAGTTTTGACTGCGGCTTTAGCCGCTTATTGGCAGATGTACTGTCCTGCCAAAAGCTTGGGGATGATGAAGCCAATTCAGTCGGGAACTGGGGATAGAGAACTTTACAATCGATTATTTTCTCTGAATCAATCTTTAGAGGAAATTAATCCGTTGTACTTCCAGGCACCCTTAGCACCTCCTATCGCTGCTGAACGGGAAGGAAGGAGTGTTGACTTAGGAAAAGCTTGGCAAGCGTTGGAAAATCTGCGGCGTCAGCGAGATTTTGTGCTGATAGAAGCACTGGGAGGATTGGGTTCGCCGGTTACGCATGAACTCACGGTGGCGGATTTAGCTAGGGACTGGGGGTTGCCAACAGTATTAGTGGTGCCGGTAAGATTGGGAGCGATCGCCCAAGCGGTTGCGAATGTTGCCCTCTCTCGTCAGTCGGGTGTACACCTCAAAGGCATCGTCCTGAATTGCGTTCAACCTCGTACCGAACAAGAAATCGCCGATTGGTGTCCAATCGATTTGATTGAGTCTTTAACCAATACCCCGGTTTTTGGGATTCTGCCAAATCTGAGCGACCTCAGTGATCTCGGTAAACTCGCTCAAGTTGCGTCAGATTTAGATATCGAGCGATTGATGCCACTTTAACCAAAATTCAAAGATAACCAAGGGTAGGTAATCAAGTCTTGGTGATACGCCGCCCTACCCGATTAATTCCTTTACGTCATCATAAATTTTTGGAGTCTGAATAAAATGTTTGCCACTTCTTTAAGCCCTCTTTCTGTTGATTCATCTCGGATTCGACCGGAAATTCAAGCATTGCAGCCGATGCTGGTGGAGTTGCGGCGGCGGCTGCATCAGCGCCCTGAATTAGGCTTTCGAGAGCATTTAACTGCCGAGTTAGTTTCCCAAAAATTGCAAGAATGGGGAATTAAACATGAGACTGGCATTGCAAACACTGGAATTGTTGCCACAATTACTGGTAATAAACCCGGTAAAGTGTTGGCAATTCGGGCAGATATGGATGCCCTGCCGATTCAAGAAGAGAATGATGTGCCTTATCGGTCGCAGCATGATGGAGTGATGCACGCTTGCGGTCATGATGGACATACAGCGATCGCGCTTTCCACGGCTTACTATCTTTCTGAGCATCGCGATGACTTTGCTGGCACTGTAAAAATTATCTTCCAACCCGCTGAGGAAGGGCCAGGAGGTGCCAAGCCGATGATTGAAGCAGGCGTGTTACAAAATCCCCAGGTAGATGGCATTATCGGGTTGCATTTATGGAACAATTTGCCTCTTGGCACTGTGGGAGTCCGTACAGGTGCTTTGATGGCAGCAACAGAGGGTTTTCGCTGCACGATTCAAGGCAAAGGCGGGCATGGTGCGATTCCTCATCAAACAGTTGATTCAATTTTAGTCAGCGCTCATATTGTTACTGCTTTGCAAACAATTGTGGCTCGAAATGTCTCGCCGCTGGAATCCGCCGTTGTTACCGTTGGGGAACTTCATGCAGGCAAGGCGCTTAACGTAATTGCCGATACGGCTTTCTTAACAGGTACGGTGAGATATTTTAATCCGGTACTGGGAGAACTCATTCCGCAACGGATTGAACAGATTATTGCCGGTGTTTGTCAAAGCCACGGTGCCACTTATCAATTGGACTACAAGCGGCTTTATCCTCCGGTAATTAATGATGCCAAAATGGCGGAACTCGTGCGTTCTGTCGCAGAAGGTGTGGTAGAAACTCCGATTGGAATTGTGCCAGAATGCCAAACAATGGGCGGCGAAGATATGTCTTTCTTTTTGCAAGCTGTACCCGGTTGCTATTTCTTTTTAGGTTCGGCAAATGTAGAAAAAAATTTAGCGTATCCGCACCATCATCCGCGATTTAATTTTGATGAGACAGCATTAGGGATGGGTGTTGAGATATTCGTCCGGTGTGTTGAGAAATTTTGCGGATTGAAGGATTGAAGGAATATCAGTTTGAAGGTTTAAAGAGTGATAATCTGCAACCTGAAACTTACTTGCAATCTTTCTTCTATCCCATAAGGTACTGATGACTTCTCAACTGCCAAATTTAACTGATTTGCAACAAGCACAGCAAGCGATCGCAGACTTCGAGCAATCCAGCGCCCCCAGTGTTTGGCTCAGTTTGGATAAACAGCAAGTCATTGCAGATATGCGATCGCGTCTAATCGATCCTTTTCAAGTAAATCAAGGAGGACAACCCTTTTGTGGCCCAGCATCGATTGTATTTGAGCTGGTTCGCAAACAGCCACTCCGATACGTACAAATTTGCCGCAGTTTATTTGAAACCGGCGGTTTTCAAGCGAGAACTCGATTTATCCAAGCATCACCTAGACTACGCCAAAGTCAAGGTAGATTCCGGATGGGGATGGCAGATTGGATGCTGCTGGCAACTTTGCGAGAATCCGAAAACCTAATTTTTCCAGTCGAACCCAACGCCCCCAATATCATTCGGAATTTGGGTGGAATGACGAAATCCTGGGAGATGAAAGGGTGGGTGAAAGAAGTGCTGGGCTATCGCCAATTTAAATACGCCCATACCTATATTTATGGCGAATTTGATGCGATGCGCGAAGCCGCAGAAGTCATCGCCAGCGGTGGCGTAGCATTTGCCTTGGTTACGGCTGAAGGGTTACTCAGCAACAAACCACCTCTGCTGCCTTACCCGACTCACTGGATTTCTCTATTAGGCAATATTGTGATTCAACCCGGTAAACCTTGGTACCACGATAGCGGACATATCAGCTTCGACATCTACACTTGGGCGAGAAAGATGCACGTAGACGCCGCTGAGGGTCCCTTCGAGGATTATTTTTGGGGAATTGTCATGGGGAGAATGTAAGCGATCGCTCCGCAACCGCAACCTATAAAAATACTTTACGCAGGTACTTGAAGTGTCATCTATCAATGAGATGATTTTTCATGTACTTGGGGAGGATGACGCATTGCAGCAACTGCTACGCATATCCAGAATTATCGATGCAATCAATGAACGCATCGGGCGTCTCACTTCTTGGCTGGTGCTGCTGATGGTACTGGTCGGGGTATGGAACGTCGCTGGTCGCTACATCGGGCGTTTAATTGGACAAAACCTGACTTCTAACGCCTTTATTGAAACTCAGTGGTATATCTTCGACGTGGTTTTCTTGTTGGGAGCCGCTTACGCCCTAAAACACAACGAACACGTGCGTGTCGATATTTTCTACAGTCGCTGGAACCGGAAGTGGAAAGCGTTAGCTGACCTATTTGGAACGTTATTCTTCCTCATTCCGTTCTGTCTAATGGTGATTTACTTCTCCTGGGACACAATTCTAAGTTCCTGGGCAATTCGAGAAATTTCCCCCGATCCCGGTGGTTTGGCTCGTTACCCGATTAAATCGATGATTATTGTCAGCTTCGTATTGCTGATTCTTCAGGGCATTTCCGAAGCGATTAAAAATTTTGCAATTTTCACAGGCAAGCTAGCACCCCAGGAGGAACAGCATGACCCTGGACTATGAATGGTTAGGCCCGATGATGTTTGGCGGTGCCTTAGTCCTGCTGTCGCTGGGCTACCCCGTGGCGTTTTCTCTGGGGGGTGTGGCGATTCTATTTACCGTCTTGGGCGTGGGACTAGGCGTATTTGACCCAGTTTTCTTGACGGCGATGCCCCAGCGGATTTTCGGCATTATGGCGAATTACACGCTACTCGCGATCCCTTATTTCATTTTTATGGGGTCAATGCTGGAAAAATCAGGGGTGGCTGAGCAGTTGCTAGAAACAATGGGGATCTTGTTCGGGCGATTGCGGGGCGGGATTGCTTTAGCGGTCGTTTTGGTGGGGGCGTTATTAGCAGCGACCACCGGCGTCGTGGCAGCAACGGTGGTCGCAATGGGACTAATTTCCCTGCCGATCATGCTGCGCTACGGCTACAACAAAGAACTGGCTACGGGCGTGATTGTCGCTTCTGGTACCTTAGGGCAAATTATTCCCCCCAGCGTGGTGC carries:
- a CDS encoding ribose-phosphate pyrophosphokinase, whose product is MLRSPTISLQPTLPQISDNNRLRLFSGSANIPLSQEVARYLGMDLGPMVRKRFADGELYIQIQESIRGCDVYLIQPTCHPVNDHLMELLIMVDACRRASARQITAVIPYYGYARADRKTAGRESITAKLVANLITEAGASRILAMDLHSAQIQGYFDIPFDHVYGSPALINYLANKQLSDLVVVSPDVGGVARARAFAKKLNDAPLAIIDKRRQAHNVAEVMNLIGDVEGKTAVLVDDMIDTGGTISEGARLLRKEGARQVYACATHAVFSPPAIERLSSGIFEEVIVTNTIPVPEADRFKQLTVLSVANVLGETIWRVHEDSSVSSMFR
- a CDS encoding serine/threonine-protein kinase, translating into MQPPIVIGTILQNRYRLIGILGQGGFGRTYLAEDQGRFNERCALKELIPAQESGYALEKARELFQREATTLYQIQHPQIPQFQATFEQDQRLFLVQDYVEGKTYRMLLDERRSQGNTFSEAEVMQFMRQLLPVLAHIHVKGIIHRDIAPDNIILRESDRLPVLIDFGVVKELATRFQLLDVTRPVATTVGKPGYAPSEQMQAGQAYPSSDLYALAATAAVMLTGKEPAELLDATQLTWQWRRWANVSDGFAQVLNRMLNYRPGDRYQSAGEVVQALQSLTNTAPTFQPPPPIQPPPPTFQPPPPTFQPPPVNPQPPVSSPQPPRPSTSEVQTVAVGRRPDPVTPNQNSPRNPVNPNSNRPTRPDPVIPEPRERSTWEDPWAVFAVVISLALLAGLGSWALVSFVINRQPQPAPTPIVSDTPTPTPTPTLTPTLTPTPTPSLEPVAYSQRLNLVPGETVTKQGNLKGNETLNYIIRGEQDQQLNSLLNDEGVLMTVLGPDQNPIANNARRVRSWTGTLPFTGNYTIQLAPIKGLPQSDYNLQISLANPVPTPTATPTPTPTPTPTPTPPAGQFDTQPITFPPGEQGVQVSAQTSPQRIKRYLVNVQQGQVLKADIQPGGATLDIRYPDGTLVEDASGVLSWQAQVPRAGEYQIDVIAPEDTSFTLDISVR
- the bioD gene encoding dethiobiotin synthase; translation: MNTLLITGTDTDAGKTVLTAALAAYWQMYCPAKSLGMMKPIQSGTGDRELYNRLFSLNQSLEEINPLYFQAPLAPPIAAEREGRSVDLGKAWQALENLRRQRDFVLIEALGGLGSPVTHELTVADLARDWGLPTVLVVPVRLGAIAQAVANVALSRQSGVHLKGIVLNCVQPRTEQEIADWCPIDLIESLTNTPVFGILPNLSDLSDLGKLAQVASDLDIERLMPL
- a CDS encoding M20 family metallopeptidase; this translates as MFATSLSPLSVDSSRIRPEIQALQPMLVELRRRLHQRPELGFREHLTAELVSQKLQEWGIKHETGIANTGIVATITGNKPGKVLAIRADMDALPIQEENDVPYRSQHDGVMHACGHDGHTAIALSTAYYLSEHRDDFAGTVKIIFQPAEEGPGGAKPMIEAGVLQNPQVDGIIGLHLWNNLPLGTVGVRTGALMAATEGFRCTIQGKGGHGAIPHQTVDSILVSAHIVTALQTIVARNVSPLESAVVTVGELHAGKALNVIADTAFLTGTVRYFNPVLGELIPQRIEQIIAGVCQSHGATYQLDYKRLYPPVINDAKMAELVRSVAEGVVETPIGIVPECQTMGGEDMSFFLQAVPGCYFFLGSANVEKNLAYPHHHPRFNFDETALGMGVEIFVRCVEKFCGLKD
- a CDS encoding TRAP transporter small permease subunit — encoded protein: MQQLLRISRIIDAINERIGRLTSWLVLLMVLVGVWNVAGRYIGRLIGQNLTSNAFIETQWYIFDVVFLLGAAYALKHNEHVRVDIFYSRWNRKWKALADLFGTLFFLIPFCLMVIYFSWDTILSSWAIREISPDPGGLARYPIKSMIIVSFVLLILQGISEAIKNFAIFTGKLAPQEEQHDPGL